One Actinoplanes missouriensis 431 DNA segment encodes these proteins:
- a CDS encoding RidA family protein, with product MTGPAPVAGEGAVDAYAKLAELGLTLPTVVPPLASYVPAVQSGNYVYVSGQLPLVDGKLPKAGKVGAEVSGEEAAELAQICALNALAAIESLVGLGRVVKIVKVTGFVASAPGFTGQPVVINGASNLFGEVLGEQGRHARSAVGVSELPLNAPVEVEVIAEVA from the coding sequence ATGACGGGCCCGGCTCCGGTCGCCGGCGAGGGCGCCGTCGACGCGTACGCGAAGCTCGCCGAACTCGGACTGACCCTGCCGACCGTGGTGCCGCCGCTGGCGTCCTACGTCCCGGCCGTGCAGTCCGGCAACTACGTCTACGTCTCCGGCCAGCTCCCGCTGGTCGACGGCAAGCTGCCGAAGGCCGGCAAGGTCGGCGCCGAGGTCAGCGGAGAGGAAGCCGCGGAGCTCGCGCAGATCTGCGCGCTCAACGCGCTGGCCGCGATCGAGTCGCTGGTCGGGCTCGGCCGGGTCGTGAAGATCGTCAAGGTGACCGGTTTCGTCGCGTCGGCGCCGGGCTTCACCGGTCAGCCGGTCGTCATCAACGGCGCATCGAACCTCTTCGGCGAGGTGCTGGGCGAGCAGGGCCGGCACGCGCGCAGTGCGGTCGGGGTGTCCGAGCTGCCGCTGAACGCCCCTGTCGAGGTCGAGGTCATCGCCGAAGTGGCATGA
- a CDS encoding ATP-binding protein produces MIRRLLVADRGEVARRVFATCRLVGIETVAVYSDIDSAAPHVDEADYAVHLPGNTPGSTYLRTEALIAAAQRSGANAVHPGVGMLAEDPDFAMAVVDAGMIWVGPTPATLRALSVKPEMKQLVAEARVPVLPTFTDPGSVTGFPVLIKPATGTGGAGMRVVRDAAALAEAVASTRREVGGDVFCEPYVSNVRHIEVPILADAQGSVVPFGERECSVQRRYQKIIEETPSPAVDAALREDLCRAAIVVVRALGYVGAGAVEFLLDAEGKFWFLELTPTLQADHAVTECVSGYDLVRLQLLVAEGGSLPMPGPPPIRGHAIEVRICAEDPAYAWLPAAGTLHRFAVPDVAGSFRPLAQPGLRLDAGAADGSVIGMHHDPMLAKLIAWAPSRQEAARMLASALARAQIHGVVANRDLLVRTLRHHSFRSGSTDTGFLDRHPEVFAPLLSSVDAVRLSCLAAALAGAAARRAAAPVLSSLPSGWRNVPSGSQTAVYDGPTGPVEVGYRMNRHGDLAGWWVRAVDPEELDLAGLGQAPVSDEHPPIIVVQADGDRVVLNVQGIRLAVLVHRVGDVSYVDSPEGSVTLREISRFPLPAPETTESSLIAPLPGAVRRVLVVPGQRVRAGELLLTLEAMKLEHPVHAPSAGVVASLPVHPGTEVDIGELLAVLDPE; encoded by the coding sequence GTGATTCGACGACTTCTGGTGGCCGACCGTGGAGAGGTCGCCCGCCGGGTGTTCGCCACCTGCCGGCTGGTCGGCATCGAGACGGTCGCCGTCTACTCCGACATCGACTCGGCGGCACCCCACGTCGACGAGGCCGACTACGCGGTCCACCTGCCGGGCAACACCCCGGGGAGCACCTACCTGCGTACCGAAGCCCTGATCGCGGCCGCGCAGCGGTCCGGCGCGAACGCCGTGCACCCGGGCGTCGGCATGCTCGCCGAGGACCCGGACTTCGCGATGGCCGTGGTCGACGCCGGCATGATCTGGGTGGGGCCGACCCCCGCGACGTTGCGCGCGCTGAGCGTGAAGCCCGAGATGAAGCAGCTGGTGGCCGAGGCGCGGGTGCCGGTGCTGCCGACGTTCACCGACCCGGGCTCGGTGACCGGCTTCCCGGTGCTGATCAAGCCGGCGACCGGCACCGGCGGCGCCGGCATGCGTGTCGTCCGGGACGCCGCCGCCCTGGCCGAGGCCGTCGCGTCGACCCGCCGCGAGGTGGGCGGCGACGTCTTCTGCGAGCCCTACGTCAGCAACGTCCGCCACATCGAGGTGCCGATCCTCGCCGACGCGCAGGGTTCGGTCGTCCCGTTCGGCGAGCGCGAGTGCTCGGTGCAGCGCCGCTACCAGAAGATCATCGAGGAGACCCCGTCGCCGGCCGTCGACGCCGCGCTGCGCGAGGACCTGTGCCGGGCCGCGATCGTCGTGGTCCGGGCCCTCGGATACGTCGGCGCCGGCGCCGTCGAGTTCCTGCTCGACGCGGAGGGCAAGTTCTGGTTCCTCGAGCTCACGCCGACCCTGCAGGCCGATCACGCGGTCACCGAGTGCGTCTCCGGATACGACCTGGTGCGCCTGCAGTTGCTGGTGGCCGAGGGCGGCAGCCTGCCGATGCCGGGCCCGCCGCCGATCCGCGGGCACGCCATCGAGGTGCGGATCTGCGCGGAGGACCCCGCGTACGCCTGGCTGCCCGCCGCCGGAACCCTGCACCGGTTCGCCGTCCCCGACGTGGCCGGCTCGTTCCGCCCGCTGGCCCAGCCCGGCCTGCGCCTGGACGCGGGCGCCGCCGACGGCTCGGTGATCGGCATGCACCACGACCCGATGCTCGCGAAGCTGATCGCCTGGGCGCCGAGCCGCCAGGAGGCCGCCCGGATGCTGGCGTCCGCGCTGGCCCGCGCCCAGATCCACGGCGTCGTCGCCAACCGGGACCTGCTGGTCCGCACGCTGCGCCACCACTCGTTCCGCAGCGGCAGCACCGACACCGGTTTCCTGGACCGCCACCCCGAGGTCTTCGCGCCGCTGCTCTCCTCGGTCGACGCGGTCCGTCTCTCCTGCCTGGCCGCCGCGCTCGCCGGCGCCGCCGCCCGCCGCGCCGCGGCCCCGGTGCTGAGCTCGCTCCCGTCCGGCTGGCGCAACGTGCCGTCGGGTTCGCAGACCGCGGTCTACGACGGCCCGACCGGCCCGGTCGAGGTCGGCTACCGGATGAACCGCCACGGCGACCTGGCCGGCTGGTGGGTCCGCGCGGTAGACCCGGAGGAGCTCGACCTGGCCGGTCTCGGTCAGGCCCCGGTCTCCGACGAACACCCCCCGATCATCGTGGTCCAGGCCGACGGCGACCGCGTGGTGCTCAACGTGCAGGGCATCCGGCTGGCCGTCCTGGTCCACCGCGTCGGCGACGTGTCATATGTGGACAGCCCCGAAGGCTCGGTCACCCTCCGCGAGATCTCCCGCTTCCCCCTGCCCGCTCCGGAGACCACCGAAAGCTCCCTGATCGCCCCCCTCCCCGGCGCGGTCCGGCGCGTCCTCGTCGTGCCCGGCCAGCGAGTCCGGGCCGGTGAGCTGCTGCTGACGCTGGAGGCGATGAAGCTCGAGCACCCGGTCCACGCCCCGTCCGCCGGCGTGGTCGCCTCGTTACCGGTGCATCCCGGCACCGAGGTGGACATAGGAGAGCTCTTGGCGGTCCTCGACCCCGAATAG
- a CDS encoding Rv0361 family membrane protein: MTQDPGGHPEPPPSPDPEPPQPIPPPNPIPVPEPPHATTYALPVAGSAPPPIGAHRADDTAGENPTQVISSVPGPWHARHEKPGEWQHTPPQHLAFEHSAPAEPIWVGTPGGSSSMRPDRSRRSTVFLVSALMATLVLCGGGAVSAYFLFRDADNPGSPDPATAVNRFLTAVYTQQDANAAETLVCRKSRDDRKLAERVDQISAYADGYAGAVFRWDDPAVSGTTEEQATVAVRVVVSTQDEKSAAQDLEFTVVRKAGWLVCEVSG; the protein is encoded by the coding sequence ATGACTCAGGATCCCGGCGGGCATCCGGAGCCGCCACCCTCGCCCGACCCGGAGCCACCGCAGCCGATTCCGCCGCCGAATCCCATCCCGGTGCCAGAACCGCCGCACGCGACCACCTACGCGCTGCCCGTCGCCGGGAGCGCGCCACCGCCGATCGGGGCGCACCGCGCCGACGACACCGCCGGGGAGAACCCCACCCAGGTGATCTCCAGCGTGCCCGGTCCCTGGCACGCCCGGCACGAGAAACCCGGCGAGTGGCAGCACACGCCGCCGCAGCACCTGGCATTCGAGCACTCGGCGCCGGCCGAGCCGATCTGGGTGGGCACGCCGGGCGGGTCGTCCTCGATGCGGCCGGACCGGAGCCGGCGGTCGACCGTGTTCCTGGTGTCGGCGCTGATGGCCACGCTGGTGCTCTGCGGCGGCGGGGCGGTCTCCGCGTACTTCCTGTTCCGCGACGCCGACAACCCCGGATCGCCGGACCCGGCGACGGCGGTCAACCGGTTCCTGACCGCCGTCTACACGCAACAGGACGCGAACGCCGCCGAGACCCTGGTGTGCCGCAAGTCCCGCGACGACCGGAAGCTGGCCGAGCGGGTGGACCAGATCAGCGCGTACGCCGACGGTTACGCGGGCGCGGTGTTCCGCTGGGACGATCCGGCGGTGTCCGGCACCACCGAGGAGCAGGCCACCGTCGCGGTACGGGTGGTGGTGTCGACCCAGGACGAGAAGTCCGCCGCACAGGACCTGGAGTTCACCGTCGTCCGTAAGGCCGGCTGGCTGGTCTGCGAAGTCTCCGGCTAG
- a CDS encoding DUF4177 domain-containing protein yields the protein MQKWEYVTVPLLVHATKQILDNWGEDGWELVQVVPGPNPEQLVAYLKRPKA from the coding sequence ATGCAGAAGTGGGAGTACGTGACCGTGCCCCTGCTGGTACACGCGACCAAGCAGATCCTCGACAACTGGGGCGAGGACGGCTGGGAGCTCGTCCAGGTCGTGCCCGGTCCCAACCCCGAGCAGCTCGTGGCCTACCTGAAGCGGCCGAAGGCATGA
- a CDS encoding adenylate/guanylate cyclase domain-containing protein gives MTCPVCGTVAVSGARFCHHCGAALPGAASFDAASLPAAERRIVTVLFGDLSDFTSWSEDLDPERVGAVTDRVLAALAGAVKTFGGHVDKLTGDGIMAVFGAPVAHEDDGERAVRAALSMQRAVRRVLDDERGGGAPLGLRVGLNTGEVVAGMQAGIEYTVIGDTVNTAARLADAAAVGAVYAGERTSGGTRHVASWRQLRPLRLKGKREPVPTYELLGLHDAPGTRSGLGDEAPFVGRETELGRVSGRLAEAIDSGTPRIMVMTAEAGIGKSRFAGEVKRLAAGYEVGSGAYSGHGARVLRVRCRAFGERRRFAPLADLVRKAAGLPKDVTATVGRTVVEERLRKLAGRFGAQFDTDRLLVLLGYGESKANPGGPIAPADWPPSAKRVDAEAISNAVAGLLNALAADAPLVLIVDDLHDATATTIDALGGTLSQLDGPVVVLLLGRPELVRTAGVMTRLADAEVHTLPPLRGADASRLLTSYLSGGKLPQADSDRLLATAQGNPFYLAEMVTLLMERGALTPAVGANAAGRWQLTAGSLDSQLLSRDLAAVLAARIDALSPEPRAVLRDASVAGATVPSGVLEALQERRAAESRPGAVSSVELERTIDELLQRRMLHRSRGGYQFTTPLMREAAYAGIGKADLAERHAYLATWAAPETVRRPGHDGAVRLNLTGNERDAFIATHAECAVELANQVRLRPDATAREVAPLGVAALGRMARRALANIEPAAAIEYAERATALTSNNSLPLPDQLVHARALLRLGRADDALAAGEKITKASADDPLCRAEAMILVGRAHEALGDTGQAVAAWQEALEVATEAQLLPERANAMRRLGMADFLAGKLSQASSRFAAAYQVTLAAGDRHGQAWALQNLAWVTTTRGDFAGTDAVLGRAARLFAELGDQVGRAWLRGTTAFARLLAGRLQEARRLARIFLPFGDRVGEGWAVGTLRVVEAYAAAELGDLGAADGQARRAYREFNEVSDDWGRGLAMVVRGAIARGLGEFDHAQDLLSDALVYADRTGHPLLLGMAGTLHGFVALQRGDLATAEADAQRVMVAVEPHNPLAPAQVGPRVLLAEARTRAGDARTAIGLLAPIASDTSTPSLLFSRRHALAAYASALLAEGRVESAMTWIERAREVPAEDVRSGVLAAMVRARVLAAAERFDEARASADEAVRLAYSTEQVSERSAAEELRDTLALAGVEPETVAYASDVPG, from the coding sequence GTGACCTGCCCCGTCTGCGGAACCGTCGCCGTCTCCGGCGCTCGTTTCTGCCACCACTGCGGCGCCGCCCTGCCCGGCGCGGCGTCCTTCGACGCGGCCTCGCTGCCGGCCGCCGAGCGCCGCATCGTGACGGTGCTCTTCGGCGACCTCTCCGACTTCACCTCCTGGTCGGAGGACCTGGACCCGGAGCGGGTCGGCGCGGTCACCGACCGGGTGCTGGCCGCGCTGGCCGGCGCGGTGAAGACGTTCGGCGGGCACGTGGACAAGTTGACCGGTGACGGGATCATGGCGGTCTTCGGCGCGCCGGTGGCCCACGAGGACGACGGCGAGCGGGCGGTCCGGGCCGCGCTGAGCATGCAGCGAGCGGTCCGCCGGGTGCTCGACGACGAGCGTGGCGGCGGCGCGCCGCTCGGCCTGCGCGTCGGGCTCAACACCGGCGAGGTGGTCGCCGGCATGCAGGCCGGCATCGAATACACGGTCATCGGCGACACGGTGAACACCGCGGCCCGGCTGGCCGACGCCGCGGCGGTCGGCGCGGTCTACGCCGGCGAGCGGACCAGCGGCGGCACCCGGCACGTGGCGTCCTGGCGGCAGTTGCGCCCGCTGCGGCTCAAGGGCAAGCGGGAGCCGGTCCCGACGTACGAGTTGCTGGGTCTGCACGACGCGCCCGGCACCCGGTCCGGCCTCGGCGACGAGGCGCCGTTCGTGGGCCGGGAGACCGAGCTGGGCCGGGTCTCCGGCCGGCTCGCCGAGGCGATCGACTCCGGCACCCCGCGGATCATGGTGATGACCGCGGAGGCCGGGATCGGCAAGTCCCGGTTCGCCGGGGAGGTGAAACGGCTCGCCGCGGGTTACGAGGTGGGCTCCGGGGCGTATTCCGGGCACGGCGCCCGGGTGCTGCGGGTGCGTTGCCGGGCCTTCGGCGAGCGCCGCCGCTTCGCGCCGCTGGCCGACCTGGTCCGCAAGGCCGCCGGCCTGCCCAAGGACGTCACCGCCACGGTCGGCCGCACGGTCGTCGAGGAGCGCCTGCGCAAGCTGGCCGGCCGATTCGGTGCGCAGTTCGACACCGATCGCCTGCTGGTCCTGCTCGGGTACGGCGAGTCGAAGGCGAACCCGGGCGGCCCGATCGCGCCCGCCGACTGGCCGCCGAGCGCGAAACGCGTCGACGCCGAGGCCATCTCGAACGCGGTCGCCGGTCTGCTGAACGCGCTCGCCGCCGACGCGCCGCTCGTGCTGATCGTCGACGACCTGCACGACGCCACCGCCACCACGATCGACGCGCTCGGCGGGACACTCTCCCAGCTGGACGGGCCGGTCGTGGTGCTGCTGCTGGGCCGGCCCGAGCTGGTCCGCACGGCCGGCGTGATGACCCGGCTCGCCGACGCCGAGGTGCACACCCTGCCACCGCTGCGCGGCGCGGACGCGTCCCGGCTGCTCACGTCGTACCTGAGTGGCGGCAAGCTGCCGCAGGCGGACAGCGACCGGCTGCTCGCCACCGCGCAGGGCAACCCGTTCTACCTGGCCGAGATGGTCACCCTGCTGATGGAGAGGGGCGCGCTCACCCCGGCGGTCGGCGCCAACGCGGCGGGCCGCTGGCAGCTCACCGCCGGTTCGCTCGACAGTCAGCTGCTCTCCCGGGACCTGGCGGCCGTGCTGGCGGCCCGCATCGACGCGCTCTCTCCCGAGCCGCGGGCGGTGCTGCGGGACGCGTCGGTGGCGGGCGCCACCGTGCCCAGCGGCGTGCTGGAGGCGCTGCAGGAACGCCGGGCGGCAGAGTCGCGGCCCGGGGCGGTCTCCTCGGTCGAACTCGAGCGGACCATCGACGAGTTGCTGCAACGCCGCATGCTGCATCGGTCGCGCGGCGGTTACCAGTTCACCACCCCGCTGATGCGGGAGGCGGCCTACGCCGGTATCGGCAAGGCGGACCTCGCGGAGCGGCACGCCTACCTGGCGACCTGGGCGGCGCCGGAGACCGTGCGGCGGCCCGGCCACGACGGCGCGGTCCGGCTCAACCTGACCGGCAACGAGCGGGACGCGTTCATCGCCACCCACGCCGAGTGCGCGGTCGAGCTGGCCAACCAGGTGCGGCTGCGGCCGGACGCGACGGCCCGCGAGGTCGCGCCGCTCGGCGTCGCCGCGCTGGGCCGGATGGCCCGCCGGGCGCTTGCCAACATCGAACCCGCCGCCGCCATCGAGTACGCGGAACGCGCCACCGCCCTCACCAGCAACAACAGTCTTCCCCTCCCGGACCAGCTGGTGCACGCCCGCGCGCTGCTGCGCCTGGGCCGCGCCGACGATGCCCTCGCCGCCGGCGAGAAGATCACGAAGGCGTCGGCCGACGACCCGCTCTGCCGGGCCGAGGCGATGATCCTGGTCGGCCGGGCGCACGAGGCGCTCGGCGACACCGGTCAGGCCGTGGCGGCCTGGCAGGAGGCGCTCGAGGTGGCGACCGAGGCGCAGCTGCTGCCCGAGCGGGCGAACGCGATGCGCCGCCTCGGCATGGCCGACTTCCTGGCCGGCAAGCTGAGCCAGGCGAGCAGCCGGTTCGCCGCGGCGTACCAGGTCACGCTCGCGGCCGGGGACCGGCACGGGCAGGCCTGGGCGCTGCAGAACCTCGCCTGGGTGACCACCACCCGCGGCGACTTCGCCGGGACCGACGCGGTGCTCGGCCGGGCCGCACGGCTCTTCGCCGAGCTCGGCGACCAGGTGGGCCGGGCCTGGCTGCGGGGCACCACGGCGTTCGCCCGGCTGCTGGCCGGTCGGTTGCAGGAGGCGCGCCGGCTCGCCCGGATCTTCCTGCCGTTCGGCGACCGGGTCGGTGAGGGCTGGGCGGTCGGCACGCTGCGCGTCGTCGAGGCGTACGCGGCGGCCGAGCTCGGTGACCTCGGCGCGGCCGACGGGCAGGCCAGGCGGGCGTACCGGGAGTTCAACGAGGTCTCCGACGACTGGGGCCGGGGGCTCGCCATGGTGGTCCGGGGCGCCATCGCGCGCGGGCTCGGTGAGTTCGATCACGCGCAGGACCTGCTGAGCGACGCGCTTGTCTACGCCGACCGCACCGGGCACCCGCTGCTGCTCGGGATGGCCGGCACCCTGCACGGGTTCGTCGCGTTGCAGCGCGGCGACCTGGCGACCGCGGAGGCCGACGCGCAGCGGGTGATGGTGGCCGTGGAGCCGCACAACCCGCTCGCCCCGGCTCAGGTGGGTCCGCGGGTGCTGCTGGCCGAGGCGCGTACCCGGGCGGGGGACGCGCGTACCGCTATCGGACTGCTGGCGCCGATCGCAAGTGACACGTCGACGCCGTCGCTGCTCTTCTCCCGGCGGCACGCGCTCGCCGCGTACGCGTCGGCCCTGCTCGCCGAGGGCCGGGTGGAGTCCGCGATGACCTGGATCGAGCGGGCCCGTGAGGTGCCGGCCGAGGACGTGCGCAGCGGCGTGCTCGCCGCGATGGTGCGCGCCCGGGTGCTGGCGGCGGCCGAGCGCTTCGACGAGGCACGGGCGTCGGCGGACGAGGCGGTGCGGCTGGCGTACTCGACGGAGCAGGTCAGCGAGCGTTCCGCGGCCGAGGAACTGCGTGACACGCTGGCCCTCGCGGGGGTCGAACCGGAAACTGTCGCCTACGCGTCTGATGTGCCGGGATGA
- a CDS encoding serine/threonine-protein kinase: MTETPPGALPVPYVPGMSGLSVMARGGYATVYRATQDSVGREVAIKMENRTLDNARDQARFLREARAAGRMSSHPHVVDLFDVGVTVDQHPYLIMELCDGSYLDRMRVSPLTPAEARDVGIKIADALVHSHANGVLHRDVKPANILYSHFNPAVLADFGLAVLGEMRDSSVTLEVLTPAYAPPEMFRHENPSGAADVYALCATLYAVMNGRPPRWQSDRSPSLITLMDLFAQPVPEIPGVPRALTEVLRYGMANEPEARPSAEQLRDLLNNLQLDPNTPQPPPVVYRSTQNFVPPRPRPIVPSTPTREDDTPTVHQNSRKGFFSRWFS, from the coding sequence GTGACGGAGACTCCGCCTGGTGCCCTGCCCGTACCATACGTGCCGGGAATGTCCGGTTTGTCTGTCATGGCGCGCGGGGGTTATGCGACCGTGTACCGAGCGACTCAGGACTCGGTGGGTCGTGAGGTCGCCATCAAGATGGAGAACCGGACCCTCGACAACGCACGTGACCAGGCCCGATTCCTGCGCGAGGCGCGGGCGGCCGGCCGCATGTCCTCCCACCCGCACGTCGTCGACCTGTTCGACGTCGGCGTGACGGTCGACCAGCACCCGTACCTGATCATGGAGCTCTGCGACGGGTCGTACCTCGACCGCATGCGCGTCTCCCCGCTCACCCCCGCCGAGGCCCGCGACGTCGGCATCAAGATCGCCGACGCGCTGGTGCACTCGCACGCCAACGGCGTCCTGCACCGCGACGTGAAACCGGCGAACATCCTCTACTCGCACTTCAACCCGGCCGTTCTCGCCGACTTCGGCCTGGCCGTCCTCGGCGAGATGCGGGACTCCTCGGTCACCCTCGAGGTGCTCACGCCGGCGTACGCGCCGCCCGAGATGTTCCGGCACGAGAACCCGTCCGGGGCGGCCGACGTCTACGCGCTCTGCGCGACGCTGTACGCGGTGATGAACGGCCGGCCGCCGCGCTGGCAGAGCGACCGCAGCCCCAGCCTGATCACGCTGATGGACCTGTTCGCGCAGCCGGTCCCGGAGATCCCCGGCGTTCCCCGGGCGTTGACCGAGGTGCTGCGGTACGGCATGGCGAACGAGCCGGAGGCGCGACCCAGCGCCGAGCAGTTGCGTGACCTGCTGAACAATCTGCAGCTCGACCCGAACACGCCCCAGCCGCCGCCGGTGGTCTACCGCTCCACGCAGAACTTCGTGCCGCCGCGCCCGCGGCCGATCGTGCCGAGCACGCCGACGCGCGAAGACGACACGCCGACCGTGCACCAGAACAGCCGGAAGGGCTTCTTCAGCCGCTGGTTCAGCTGA
- a CDS encoding carboxyl transferase domain-containing protein has protein sequence MTVLDTTLDPRDPAYLEGRSATLQLLADLEDALDQARAGGGEKWVTRHHARGKLLPRERIEMLLDQDSPFLELAPSAAWGSEYPVGASVVTGVGVIEGIECVVIANDPTVDGGAVNPYTAAKIRRAARIASVNRLPLVTLVESAGAGNPDGGIARELSRLTPDRVPTVCVTFGLTTGDAAYLPALADYTIMVRGHAKVLTIHPQPVRSSANGVEVRATPVVPAGPAGPADQLAEDERDGLRLARQCVRRLNWRKHGPSPRTRHPVPPRYDPEDLLTVAATDPAEFEPREVLARILDDSDFDEFKPGQAVALLAGWGELHGYPVGVVSSPSTPCSAAEAQKAVHFLHLANATATPLVFLRHTGTPGGDDTEPPDARHDAPLVHAVSRSTVPHLVLTVGSVAEHSTDRVGEPRFTFSWPAKGRTCADDGVIDPRDTRTVLGLCLSAVHSAAVEGAGHVGVFRP, from the coding sequence ATGACCGTGCTCGACACCACGCTGGACCCGCGTGACCCCGCGTACCTGGAAGGGCGCAGCGCCACCCTGCAGCTCCTCGCCGACCTGGAGGACGCTCTCGACCAGGCCCGTGCGGGCGGCGGCGAGAAGTGGGTGACCCGCCATCACGCGCGCGGAAAGCTGCTCCCCCGCGAGCGGATCGAGATGCTGCTCGACCAGGACAGCCCGTTCCTCGAGCTGGCGCCCTCGGCCGCGTGGGGGTCGGAGTACCCGGTCGGCGCGAGCGTGGTCACCGGCGTCGGGGTGATCGAGGGCATCGAGTGCGTGGTGATCGCCAACGATCCGACCGTGGACGGCGGGGCGGTCAACCCGTACACCGCTGCGAAGATCCGCCGTGCGGCGCGGATCGCGTCGGTGAACCGGCTGCCGCTGGTCACGCTGGTGGAGTCGGCCGGCGCCGGCAATCCGGACGGTGGCATCGCCCGTGAGCTGAGCCGTCTCACCCCGGATCGGGTGCCCACCGTTTGCGTGACGTTCGGCCTGACCACTGGTGACGCTGCGTATCTGCCGGCGCTCGCCGATTACACGATCATGGTGCGTGGGCACGCCAAGGTGCTGACCATCCACCCGCAACCGGTCCGCAGTTCGGCCAACGGCGTCGAGGTCCGCGCCACCCCGGTCGTGCCGGCCGGGCCCGCCGGACCCGCAGATCAGCTCGCCGAGGACGAACGCGACGGCCTGCGGCTGGCCCGCCAGTGCGTACGCCGCCTGAACTGGCGCAAGCACGGCCCGTCCCCGCGCACCCGGCATCCGGTCCCACCCCGGTACGACCCCGAGGACCTGCTCACCGTGGCCGCGACCGATCCCGCCGAGTTCGAGCCACGGGAGGTGCTCGCCCGGATCCTCGACGACAGCGACTTCGACGAGTTCAAGCCCGGTCAGGCGGTCGCCCTGCTGGCCGGCTGGGGTGAGCTGCACGGATACCCGGTCGGCGTGGTCTCCAGCCCGAGCACGCCCTGCTCGGCGGCCGAGGCGCAGAAGGCCGTGCACTTCCTGCACCTGGCGAACGCGACGGCCACCCCGCTGGTCTTCCTCCGGCATACCGGCACCCCGGGCGGCGACGACACGGAACCTCCCGACGCCCGGCACGACGCCCCGCTGGTCCACGCGGTGTCCCGCTCGACCGTCCCCCACCTGGTACTCACCGTCGGCTCGGTCGCCGAGCACTCGACCGACCGCGTCGGCGAGCCGCGCTTCACGTTCAGCTGGCCCGCGAAGGGCCGCACCTGCGCCGACGACGGCGTCATCGACCCCCGTGACACCCGTACGGTCCTCGGCCTCTGTCTCTCCGCGGTGCACAGCGCCGCCGTTGAGGGTGCTGGACACGTCGGCGTTTTCCGACCTTGA
- a CDS encoding MBL fold metallo-hydrolase, which produces MGGAEPASAEVDRLPGWVTLLRAPNPGPMTLDGTNTWILRAPGSDYATVIDPGPLDEGHLRRIAEHGPFQFILVTHGHHDHVEGADRLSELLGGTAVLAADPAYCRHGEPLDPREHLGGNGLEIQVLDTPGHTRDSVCFLVECEDQRVIFTGDTILGRGTTVVARPDGDLSSYLSSLELLRAYPDVLMLPGHGPARSDTAERASFYLDHRRERLAQVAAAMAAGAQTPAAVVDVVYPDIDPAVRFAAEWSAAAQIDHLRRESGTGSNRLDRP; this is translated from the coding sequence ATGGGGGGTGCTGAGCCCGCGTCGGCGGAGGTCGACCGGTTACCGGGTTGGGTGACGCTGCTGCGGGCGCCCAACCCGGGGCCGATGACACTGGACGGCACCAACACCTGGATTCTCCGTGCTCCCGGCTCTGATTACGCCACCGTGATCGACCCGGGCCCCCTGGACGAGGGGCACCTGCGGCGGATCGCCGAGCACGGTCCATTCCAGTTCATTCTCGTCACCCACGGTCATCACGACCACGTCGAGGGTGCCGACCGGCTCTCCGAGCTGCTCGGCGGCACCGCCGTGCTGGCCGCCGACCCGGCGTACTGCCGGCACGGTGAGCCTTTGGACCCACGCGAGCATCTCGGTGGGAACGGGTTGGAAATACAGGTTCTGGACACTCCGGGGCACACCCGCGATTCGGTGTGCTTTCTCGTCGAGTGCGAGGACCAGCGCGTGATCTTCACAGGTGACACGATCCTGGGGCGGGGGACCACCGTGGTGGCCCGGCCGGACGGCGACCTGAGCTCCTATCTGTCGAGTCTGGAGCTGCTCAGGGCGTACCCGGATGTGCTGATGCTGCCCGGTCACGGACCGGCCCGCAGCGACACCGCCGAGCGTGCCTCCTTCTACCTGGACCACCGCCGGGAGCGACTGGCGCAGGTGGCGGCCGCCATGGCGGCCGGGGCTCAGACCCCGGCAGCGGTGGTCGACGTGGTGTACCCGGACATCGATCCGGCGGTGCGGTTCGCCGCCGAGTGGTCGGCGGCCGCGCAAATCGATCACCTGCGCCGGGAATCCGGCACCGGGTCGAACCGGTTGGATCGGCCGTGA